GGCTGGGAATTACTTCGTGTGACTGCTTCACTTCAATGCAAGCATGTTCAACCAGTGTGTAGTGATTCTAGACTCGCCCCGGGTGGGCCGGTATCAGCGGAACTGGCAATCGCAATGGTGTTTGTCAGCGCAGCACTGACACGAAAGAATCTGGTTAGTCTGCCTGGAGTTGAGGGCCTAAATAGCCATGATCTGCCGCAAATTTGACGTATTCAGCGGTCGTCTTGAGCCCCAGTTTCTCCGCAAGGCGTGCGCGGTACGTTGCCACCGTCTTGGGACTGATATCCAGTTGCTCAGCAATGGACTGGTTCGTCATTCCTTGTCCAAGCAGCTTCAGTACTTCAATTTCGCGTTCACTCAACCTGGCTGTAGAAGTTGCATGCAGCCTGGCAGGTGTCTGGAAAACTTCTGCGGTTCGTGCTTCGTCATCAAGATCAATAAACACCCGGCCACGATGCACCATGCGAATTGCTGATAGAAGGTCGGCTTCACTGATGGTTTTCACGACATAGCCTTTGGCACCTGCAGCTAGAGCAGCTCGAACATAAGCGGGATCATC
The sequence above is drawn from the Planctomycetia bacterium genome and encodes:
- a CDS encoding response regulator transcription factor, with protein sequence MDKIRIMLVDDHTVLRSGLKMLINRQADMEVVGEAGTSLEMLQLVPKLLPEVVVLDLSMPGGPSLPLIKSLHQQNKKIHVMILSMHDDPAYVRAALAAGAKGYVVKTISEADLLSAIRMVHRGRVFIDLDDEARTAEVFQTPARLHATSTARLSEREIEVLKLLGQGMTNQSIAEQLDISPKTVATYRARLAEKLGLKTTAEYVKFAADHGYLGPQLQAD